In Phyllopteryx taeniolatus isolate TA_2022b chromosome 13, UOR_Ptae_1.2, whole genome shotgun sequence, the following are encoded in one genomic region:
- the LOC133488232 gene encoding LOW QUALITY PROTEIN: histone-lysine N-methyltransferase set-1-like (The sequence of the model RefSeq protein was modified relative to this genomic sequence to represent the inferred CDS: substituted 2 bases at 2 genomic stop codons), producing MPSLRCRKSPKQDAIEHAFNSLDKTAELEEKYINSFKGRGVFTKVPFRKEDFVVEYRGEXIDSDESQHREIYHGRATVFMFEFRRQEKTWCVDATQEDGSLGRLVNDDHKQPNCKMKKMVTEGKPHLCLFALRDINIGEDNTYDNGPANXPWRKQDGVQSTLTESAEVELPQTTEQPPQGSTDSEMEYGGPLTVIESSEVEISRTTEEPPRGSTDSDLEVRILSDFEVLKLQFHRPALISQVV from the exons ATGCCTTCCCTGAGATGCAGGAAATCCCCAAAACAGGATGCTATTGAACATGCTTTCAACAGTCTGGACAAGACAGCAGAGTTGGAAGAGAAGTACATAAACTCTTTTAAAG GTCGTGGGGTATTTACCAAGGTGCCTTTCAGGAAAGAAGACTTTGTTGTGGAGTACAGAGGAGAATGAATAGATTCTGATGAATCCCAACATAGAGAGATATACCATGGAAGAGCcactgtttttatgtttgagtTCCGTCGGCAAGAAAAAACTTGGTG tgttGATGCAACTCAAGAAGATGGCAGTCTCGGAAGACTGGTTAATGATGACCACAAGCAACCCAACTGTAAAATGAAGAAGATGGTGACAGAGGGCAAGCCACACCTCTGTCTGTTTGCTCTGAGAGACATCAATATTGGCGAAGACAACACTTATGACAATGGACCAGCTAACTGACCTTGGAGAAAACAG GACGGAGTACAATCGACTCTGACTGAATCTGCTGAGGTTGAGCTCCCCCAAACCACTGAGCAGCCTCCTCAGGGATCTACAGACTCAGAAATGGAG TATGGAGGGCCATTGACTGTGATTGAATCTTCTGAGGTTGAGATCTCCAGGACCACTGAGGAGCCTCCTCGGGGATCTACAGACTCAGATCTGGAGGTACGCATCCTGTCTGATTTTGAGGTGTTGAAGCTGCAGTTTCATAGACCTGCGCTGATTAGTCAGGTTGTATGA